A part of Dehalogenimonas sp. W genomic DNA contains:
- a CDS encoding ABC transporter permease subunit → MSDTSSLFRLSRLEFRKLRKGASLYIIAAVIILFSILISSNASDSYNFQVRQLDQNYSEIVSQLDAGHMVLFSNFIPDDFDWRAYPVNDEEGNPIPENIEFWKDFYRDAVQAEKDKLTAEDGRFSLAQLTSSAAISFSNLIPVLGVAAGVSLFAGEFRNSTYRLMLSRGIRRNSLMSAKILTVIGMSLFFALVLGLAVTLSGYMSYSGLSAAAPAAFSFGAFLSIIWLGALMFLGYTMGGAALGILLASPVTAMTVGLIIAFVGGTIFLFAHPGMDGIIGSLSPLSLGYNYGSMIQETWVNTTSLGVTVPGEGRNDYRDLPAAFIGAFIYISLYTTVVFTVFGRKELKA, encoded by the coding sequence ATGTCCGACACCAGCAGTCTCTTCCGGCTCAGCCGCCTGGAGTTCCGGAAGCTCCGCAAAGGTGCATCGCTCTACATCATCGCGGCGGTCATTATCCTTTTCTCCATACTGATAAGCTCCAATGCTAGTGATTCCTACAATTTTCAGGTGCGGCAGTTAGACCAGAATTATTCTGAGATAGTTTCCCAACTGGATGCCGGTCATATGGTATTGTTCTCGAATTTTATTCCGGACGACTTTGACTGGCGGGCCTACCCGGTAAACGATGAAGAGGGCAACCCTATTCCAGAAAATATAGAGTTCTGGAAGGACTTCTACCGGGATGCCGTCCAGGCGGAGAAAGACAAGCTGACCGCTGAAGACGGACGTTTTTCGCTTGCGCAGCTAACCAGTAGCGCCGCTATCAGCTTTTCCAATCTTATTCCGGTGCTGGGAGTGGCGGCCGGTGTCAGCCTGTTTGCCGGCGAATTTCGTAATTCCACCTACCGGCTGATGTTATCCCGCGGCATCCGCCGTAACTCCCTGATGAGTGCCAAAATACTCACGGTAATCGGCATGTCGCTATTCTTTGCCCTGGTGCTTGGTCTGGCGGTGACGCTGAGCGGTTATATGTCCTATTCCGGTTTGTCCGCTGCGGCGCCGGCGGCGTTCAGTTTCGGCGCTTTCCTGTCTATTATCTGGCTGGGGGCTTTGATGTTCCTGGGCTACACCATGGGCGGGGCAGCCCTGGGCATACTGCTGGCTTCGCCGGTAACCGCCATGACCGTCGGCCTGATCATTGCCTTTGTCGGCGGCACCATCTTTCTGTTCGCCCATCCGGGTATGGACGGCATCATCGGTTCGTTGTCGCCGCTGTCGCTGGGCTATAACTATGGTTCCATGATTCAGGAAACCTGGGTCAACACCACCAGTTTGGGGGTTACCGTTCCGGGCGAAGGGCGTAATGACTACCGTGACCTGCCGGCGGCCTTCATCGGCGCCTTCATCTATATCAGCTTGTACACCACAGTTGTCTTTACCGTGTTCGGTCGCAAGGAGTTGAAAGCATGA
- a CDS encoding putative signal transducing protein — MADNEWVAAATADNEFAATLWRDILVDSGIPAYIESSGSATFLQVASALMPRRVMVPQEKLEEARAVLADIEEVDTPPVESDEADDA; from the coding sequence ATGGCTGATAACGAGTGGGTTGCCGCCGCAACGGCGGATAATGAGTTTGCCGCCACTTTGTGGCGGGATATCCTGGTTGATTCCGGTATTCCGGCCTATATTGAATCCTCCGGTTCGGCTACCTTTCTGCAGGTAGCGTCGGCGCTGATGCCGCGCCGGGTGATGGTGCCTCAGGAAAAGCTGGAAGAGGCCCGGGCGGTTCTGGCTGATATTGAAGAGGTTGACACTCCACCTGTTGAGAGCGATGAAGCTGACGACGCCTGA
- a CDS encoding ABC transporter ATP-binding protein, translated as MNVSNNILETENLTKRFGEVTAVKDLNITVERGQVFGFLGPNGSGKTTTISCVLGLLSPTSGKVRLFGEPWQAESLRRVGVVMDLHGFYPNFSGRDNVQIFGELTGPVSDERVDEVLKLVGLADRAKSKFRTYSMGMKQRLAVALALLNDPEFLILDEPTNGMDPEGIVEIRNLINDLNRQGKTILLASHLLSEVEQVCTHLAILKKGVVVSQGALADLISGAGQAGVVFEIITSDLAASAAVLEKAGYEVKQGRDRVLVSAPADAAEKISAALAGEKLYVTEMRRTTGSLESVFIEATQPGKK; from the coding sequence ATGAATGTAAGTAACAATATTCTGGAAACTGAAAATCTGACCAAACGCTTCGGCGAGGTCACCGCCGTTAAGGATTTGAATATCACCGTTGAGCGCGGACAGGTCTTCGGCTTCCTCGGCCCCAACGGCTCCGGTAAAACCACCACCATTTCCTGTGTCCTGGGTCTGCTGTCTCCCACCTCCGGGAAGGTACGGCTGTTTGGTGAGCCGTGGCAGGCGGAGTCTTTACGCCGGGTCGGCGTGGTCATGGATCTGCACGGCTTCTACCCCAATTTCTCCGGCCGGGACAACGTTCAGATTTTTGGCGAACTGACCGGGCCCGTGTCCGATGAGCGGGTGGATGAAGTGTTGAAACTGGTCGGTCTGGCCGACCGGGCTAAAAGCAAGTTCCGCACCTATTCCATGGGTATGAAACAACGCCTGGCGGTGGCCCTGGCCCTGCTGAATGACCCGGAGTTTCTGATACTGGATGAACCCACCAACGGTATGGACCCGGAAGGTATTGTTGAAATCCGTAATCTGATTAATGATCTCAACCGGCAGGGCAAGACTATCCTGCTGGCGTCTCATCTGCTGTCGGAGGTGGAGCAGGTGTGTACCCATCTGGCTATCCTCAAGAAAGGCGTGGTCGTCAGTCAAGGGGCACTGGCCGACCTTATCAGCGGCGCCGGTCAGGCCGGGGTCGTCTTTGAGATCATCACCTCTGACCTGGCGGCATCGGCCGCTGTGCTGGAAAAAGCCGGCTACGAGGTTAAGCAGGGCCGGGACAGGGTTCTGGTGTCCGCTCCCGCAGACGCGGCTGAAAAGATATCCGCCGCTCTGGCCGGAGAGAAGCTCTATGTCACCGAGATGCGCCGCACCACCGGCAGTCTGGAAAGTGTCTTTATTGAGGCCACCCAGCCGGGCAAGAAATAG
- a CDS encoding DNA polymerase III subunit alpha: MFTHLHVHTEFSLLDGMCRIPVLVARAKELGMTALAITDHGNMHGALRFYRECRAQGIKPIIGCEVYVAPGSRLDKTAADKNHRHLVLLARDLTGYRNLLKLVSLANTDGFYYKPRVDKEILAQYREGLIAMSACPSGEVPRLIMESRLDEAREAAAWYRDNFNGEFYFEIQRHPMPELDKINNALIALSKELDIPLTATGDVHYVRREDAQTHDLLLCIGTGAMVKDTARMKMQADSFYLKSEAEMAELYRDIPEALANTGKIADKCDLTLEFGRLHLPQIDRPAGMTSDEYVADLCYQALPKYYPDASDAVKERLAYELDVIRQTQFADYFLVVWDIIRFVKERGIYFGVRGSAAASIVLRCLDITEVDPLEYKLVFERFLNIERKEMPDIDMDFQDDRRDEVIEYVSEKYGLDHVAQIITFGTLGARAAIRDTGRALGIDLADVDRVARLIPFGPNMTLDKALEENTELREAVASDGTVQKIIDAARQVSGLSRHASTHAAGVVISKDPLALHTPLQRLNRESSQGGKADLVMTQYPMEDIGLIGLLKMDFLGLANLSILSRAQQIIGERRGQPLDVHSIPLDDAKTFKLLAAGETMGVFQLEGVGMRRYIKELKPTHFTDIAAMVALYRPGPMEQIPRFIKSKHGEEPITYPHPALEEILQETYGVIVYQEQVLFIARTFSGFSLGQADILRKAMGKKNPEVMQKQKQNFIAGALKNGYTAELAAEIFGLIEPFAGYAFNKAHAVSYALIAYQTAYLKANFPVEYIAAFLATQRDVAEKVAAAAVECRRLGLELLPPDINASDVNFTIEETGKGSAIRFGLAAVKNVGETAVAALVAERNTGGPFRGVEDFCRRADAACMNRRVLESLIKAGALDSFADRGALLHNAGRLLEFAERERRIRDSGQGTLFDLFGGVAEAPPMVLELDGGSASLNDILAWEKDLLGLYISAHPFSRFVGHIDHDTTATCGEITEEMDGQLATLAGMVVTARQSQTRDGNTFASVELEDLNGRVEVVAWPKLFAQTREFWQEGNVLLVEGKVVFRGDRGSIHADAVRLYQPGAEEADVQVGEMVRIQRKTGGNGYNGRRDFSPRPPKAVAKPKPSPVKATAAAEPAEKITPHNLPSDKETPHNMSRSLNVVLNQTENAEADLKLFNKVMDILSLYPGPGSVNLQIACPGKLYRLKMTQVRVTCNDELLEELVTLLGDTGSAAYEGHG, encoded by the coding sequence ATGTTTACACACCTTCACGTTCATACTGAATTCAGCCTGCTGGATGGCATGTGCCGCATTCCGGTGCTGGTCGCCCGTGCCAAAGAACTGGGCATGACCGCCCTGGCCATTACCGACCACGGCAATATGCACGGCGCCCTCCGGTTCTACCGGGAGTGCCGCGCTCAGGGTATCAAGCCCATTATCGGCTGCGAGGTCTATGTCGCCCCCGGTTCCCGGCTGGATAAAACCGCCGCTGACAAGAATCATCGTCACCTGGTGCTGCTGGCCCGCGATCTCACCGGTTACCGTAACCTGCTCAAGCTGGTTTCCCTGGCCAATACCGATGGCTTCTACTACAAGCCCCGCGTGGATAAGGAAATCCTCGCCCAGTACCGGGAAGGGTTGATTGCCATGTCGGCCTGTCCTTCCGGCGAGGTGCCGCGGCTGATCATGGAGAGCCGGCTGGATGAGGCCCGCGAGGCAGCTGCCTGGTACCGGGACAACTTTAATGGTGAGTTTTACTTTGAGATCCAGCGGCATCCAATGCCGGAACTGGATAAAATCAACAACGCCCTCATCGCCCTGTCCAAAGAACTGGATATTCCGCTGACGGCCACCGGGGATGTGCACTACGTCCGGCGGGAAGATGCCCAGACCCATGACCTGCTGCTGTGCATCGGCACCGGCGCCATGGTGAAGGATACCGCCCGGATGAAAATGCAGGCGGACTCGTTCTACCTGAAAAGCGAAGCTGAGATGGCGGAGCTTTACCGGGACATTCCGGAGGCGCTGGCAAATACCGGTAAGATTGCCGATAAATGCGACCTGACGCTGGAGTTCGGGCGGCTGCACCTGCCGCAGATAGACCGGCCGGCCGGCATGACCTCCGACGAATATGTCGCTGATCTATGCTATCAGGCACTGCCGAAATACTACCCCGATGCTTCCGACGCGGTGAAGGAACGACTGGCTTATGAGCTGGATGTCATCAGACAAACCCAGTTCGCCGATTACTTCCTGGTCGTCTGGGACATCATCCGGTTCGTCAAGGAACGCGGCATCTACTTCGGCGTCCGCGGCTCGGCGGCGGCTTCCATCGTCCTGCGCTGCCTGGACATCACCGAGGTTGATCCGCTGGAATACAAGCTGGTTTTTGAACGCTTCCTGAACATTGAACGCAAGGAAATGCCGGATATTGACATGGACTTTCAGGATGACCGCCGTGACGAGGTCATTGAGTATGTGTCGGAAAAATACGGACTGGATCATGTTGCCCAGATCATCACCTTCGGCACGCTGGGTGCCCGGGCGGCCATCCGGGACACCGGTCGGGCGCTGGGCATTGATCTGGCGGATGTGGACCGGGTCGCCCGCCTGATTCCCTTCGGTCCCAATATGACGCTGGATAAAGCCCTGGAAGAAAACACTGAACTGCGCGAGGCGGTAGCCTCAGACGGTACCGTGCAGAAGATAATTGATGCTGCGCGCCAGGTTTCCGGTTTATCCCGGCATGCCAGCACCCACGCCGCCGGCGTGGTCATTTCCAAGGACCCGCTGGCGCTGCATACCCCGCTGCAACGCCTGAACCGGGAATCATCTCAGGGCGGCAAGGCCGACCTGGTGATGACCCAGTACCCCATGGAAGACATCGGGCTGATTGGTCTGCTGAAGATGGACTTCCTTGGTCTGGCCAACCTGTCCATCCTGTCGCGGGCACAGCAGATTATCGGCGAACGCCGCGGTCAGCCGCTGGACGTGCACAGTATTCCGCTGGATGACGCCAAAACCTTTAAACTGCTGGCCGCCGGCGAAACCATGGGCGTCTTCCAGTTGGAAGGCGTCGGCATGCGCCGCTACATCAAGGAATTGAAACCGACCCATTTTACCGACATCGCCGCCATGGTCGCCCTTTACCGGCCCGGCCCGATGGAGCAGATTCCGCGCTTTATTAAAAGCAAACACGGCGAGGAACCTATTACGTACCCGCACCCGGCGCTTGAGGAGATACTGCAGGAAACCTATGGCGTTATCGTCTATCAGGAGCAGGTGCTCTTTATCGCCCGCACCTTCTCCGGCTTCTCGTTAGGCCAGGCGGACATCCTGCGTAAGGCCATGGGTAAAAAGAACCCGGAAGTCATGCAGAAACAGAAGCAGAACTTTATCGCCGGGGCGCTGAAAAACGGTTATACCGCAGAACTGGCCGCCGAAATCTTCGGTCTGATTGAGCCGTTTGCCGGTTACGCCTTTAACAAAGCCCACGCCGTCAGTTATGCCCTGATTGCCTATCAGACGGCGTATCTCAAAGCTAATTTTCCGGTAGAGTACATAGCCGCCTTCCTGGCCACCCAGCGTGATGTCGCTGAAAAGGTCGCCGCCGCCGCCGTGGAATGCCGCCGCCTGGGTCTTGAACTGCTGCCGCCGGATATCAATGCCAGCGATGTCAATTTCACCATTGAAGAAACCGGCAAAGGCTCGGCCATCCGTTTCGGTCTGGCGGCGGTCAAAAATGTCGGTGAAACGGCGGTCGCCGCGTTGGTGGCGGAACGCAACACCGGCGGGCCTTTCCGCGGCGTAGAGGATTTCTGCCGCCGGGCTGATGCCGCCTGCATGAACCGCCGCGTCCTGGAGAGCCTGATTAAGGCCGGAGCGCTGGATTCCTTCGCTGACCGGGGGGCTTTATTACATAATGCCGGCCGCCTTCTGGAGTTTGCCGAACGGGAACGCCGTATCCGTGATTCAGGTCAGGGGACGCTGTTTGATCTTTTCGGCGGCGTGGCCGAAGCCCCGCCGATGGTGCTGGAACTGGACGGCGGCAGTGCCTCGCTCAATGATATTCTGGCCTGGGAGAAGGATTTGCTCGGGCTGTATATTTCGGCGCATCCTTTTTCCCGCTTTGTCGGCCATATTGACCATGACACCACCGCCACCTGCGGTGAGATCACTGAAGAAATGGACGGTCAGTTGGCCACCCTGGCCGGAATGGTGGTGACCGCCCGCCAGTCCCAAACCCGGGACGGCAATACCTTCGCCTCCGTGGAACTGGAAGACCTGAATGGCCGGGTGGAGGTAGTGGCCTGGCCCAAGCTGTTCGCCCAGACCCGGGAATTCTGGCAGGAAGGCAACGTCTTGCTGGTGGAAGGCAAGGTGGTGTTCCGCGGTGACCGCGGCTCCATTCATGCCGATGCCGTCAGGCTCTATCAGCCCGGCGCTGAGGAAGCCGATGTTCAGGTGGGTGAGATGGTCCGCATCCAAAGAAAGACCGGCGGCAACGGTTACAACGGCCGGCGGGATTTCTCTCCCCGGCCGCCCAAAGCTGTTGCCAAACCCAAACCGAGTCCGGTCAAGGCGACGGCCGCCGCTGAACCGGCTGAAAAAATTACCCCGCACAATTTACCGTCAGATAAGGAAACACCGCATAACATGTCCCGTAGCTTAAATGTTGTTCTTAACCAAACCGAAAACGCTGAAGCTGATCTCAAACTATTTAACAAGGTCATGGATATTCTCAGTCTGTATCCCGGCCCCGGCAGCGTTAATCTCCAGATTGCCTGCCCCGGCAAGTTGTACCGGCTAAAAATGACCCAGGTGAGAGTAACCTGTAACGATGAATTACTGGAGGAACTGGTGACCCTGCTGGGTGATACCGGCAGTGCCGCCTATGAAGGCCATGGCTGA